The genomic DNA TTGGAACAATTTGTTGCTATGGTTCTCGTTTGCTCTACGTATgtttattaaatttataattcatctacaTTTTCTAAATCTAAGGTTCAGCTTGCCAATCTATCTCGCGTGAGATCGGCAAAGCACAAGAAAGCTTATTCTGCAATTGATAGCGTGAACAGATTATCGATCTTCATAACATATGATCGACAGACACTCACATTGCAGCTAATCTTAAACTGATTGCAAGGGATTCACTACACACTTGAATTACGACTACTCATCAGCAACAGGAATACTCAAGCAGTCTTCCATTTATGTATATATAGAACTCTCAAGATAAGATTAGTTTTAAGTCATACACACCCAGTAATAAGGAGACAAGGTAAACTAGACAGATCACTCGGAAGTAAATTGAATACTTAAGCATTCAGAAACTCTCTAATCGCCTTATCATACGGATCCTCGACTAAAGATTCCATATATGTGTCTTGTGGGGTTCCGTTAAGCTGCAGCATGAAGTCCTCAACCTGCTTCCAGAGGAAGAACGTAAATATTGCAGTTATGGATGTTAAAAGCAGTTAAGACTAGGATGTGAATAGCAGATCCCTAGCTATTTTACTGATAAATATACCTTCAGAAATATTATAAGAGCAAGACTAATACGCTGTATACACATACATATATATAGAATTCCACTCTGTTGTTTCGAAGCCATGCAATGAAACGTTTTACCTCTATTTCTTCCAGGATTTGTCTGCCTACTTCTGTTAGACTTGTTTTGCAGGCGTGAACTTCATGTTCCCTGTAAATATCAGTACATCCCGTCACGCTTAGAAGTTCTTTTCACCTCTAAATATGCTTAGTAGTAAGCGCATGAAGAACTGTAGGACATTTTAAGCTTATCCGACACAAGGCTCATCATACCTGATGTCTGGAGATGGCACCAAAAAGGTTGACAAAGTTTCATCACTTTCACTTCCTTCAGTGTCACCATCGGCAGTGTTCAATAGCAGATATGAGATTAAGATATTAATGATAGTCATTCAAAACTTGTAGAAAATAGAAAGTCCAAGGTAATTGTACCATGTTTGTGTTGTTCCCTCTTCTCATATTTGCTTTGGTTCCTGTATTTCTGATAGTATAATATTAGAGAAAAATCAGTACTTAGTTAACAAAATTCCATGAAGTTTATCATCCAAGTAATTTTCTTGTGTTAGGTAACATAAACACACGTAAGTACCTGAAGGTGGCTCTTCACCTGTTGAAGGGTGAGGCCAAAAACTCCCATTGTTTCCATTGCTTGAACGATGGCTGTAGGCTTGGCCTCTGCAATTTTATCAATTTGCTCTTAAAAAAACATTCCAAAGATGTGCATAGCACACAAAATACAAATTTTCTGCATCGAAAAACCTGAATGTGGTTGCTGCCAGGCCAAGTGTTATTGGATATCAACGAGATGCAAACTATAAATGGCACTCATCAAGTGACTCCAGTATAATATAGTAAATGTAATGCTAGACTACTGCTTACTAGTAACTTATGaacgccaaaaaaaaaaaattggaattcaAGAAATGTCTATGTTTGATATCTGAGTAGTTTATTGCCATTTGAAATCATTTCAATAGGACTCACAATCTAAAGGACTTTTAGGATTATACTTGCGATGCATGATAGAAAAGCTTGTAAAACTTGTAATTTACTATGAATTTCAAGAAAAGAACACGGACCAGTAGCTCCTCCAAGCCGCTCAACGGCCACGACAAATATCCAATGAAGACTAGGAGTCCACTTAATGCGGAAGTTTGGATTTTGTTTGGATGTGCCTAATGGGTGTGTGGCGGCAACTGGGCATAAGTTCTCTCTGCTGGGCATCATAAATCCATTGTTTTGAAATTGATTGTAAGACATCTCCTTCTAGCAAACCATTGAGATTAAATTAGGTGAGAAATTAATCATAAATGTGAAATTGTAGGAAAGCATGGAACTCTTTAAGCTgtaaattttacaaaataaagaGAATAGAAACTACAAACAATATTGGTATTTTAACCTCTGTTATTAATGCCCAACACAATCTTTAGTATCCAAGTATTATTGGAAAAAAAACAGTGTTCTTGTTTGTTATgtaatacaataataaaatacaatatCTTATCGGATGAATCATGCTAATCTTACTCTGAAATTTGAATTATGAATACACCTCAATTCTAACTAACTCAACTGTACAAGCGCTAGTGATAATCTAGACGAATAGAACAATACTATGATTGTCGGATTTGAGAGTGAAACTAGGAAGCAACATGTTTACTGCAAGTCAGGATAATCCAGACAAGCAgtctaaagaaagaaagaaagaaacacTGTTGGATTTGAGGATGAGAATATAAATCAATATGTTTAACAGCTTGAGCAtgctttttaaaatattctaagaGAAGAGATCATGGAATGTATCAATTTTCCATTTATAATCATGGATATGAAAGGAATATTAGAAGACGTTCTTAAATGAAGATATTAAAAATGTTCTCAACTTACAATAATCTAAATAGACATACTTGATTCTCCTAGAGATCACAGTACATGAATGCATAACCTTGCTCTTTAAATAGAAGTTCATTGTCAACATTAGTGTTCATTTAATTTGAAAAGCTATAATCTTTTAATGGAGAGGAATGGATAAGACGGGCATTAGATTCATCTATGGAAAATCTTAAAAGTTAAATGAATATTTAGCAAGATGAAAGATTCCTACTGCAAAGTTCTTTTACATCACATTGATATAAAAATCTATGTAATCCACAAAACATAACCATATCTTCTCAAAGATATGGTGGTTAAGATGCTTACTTAGTAATTTGCCAAGTGTATAGTAAAATGGAGGGGTTTATCCCTACTACAAATGTACAAATTACAGAGGCAAGATATAGAAGAAAGAAACTATTGTCTCTATGAACACGCCATGTCAGATTTTGAAGAGTGAAGTATCAAGGGACTCTCCAGTTTTTTGATTTGGCAATGAACCATAGGAAGACAACATCTACAAATTGTGGCTCCTCTCATACCAGAGCACATATAGGACCCCATACCCACCCCATGACAAGTCTCCTATGCCGGTCAAAAGAGCAAAGGAAGAACAACCGTTAACTTCCATTTCCAGGTTACATAAGGAGTCGGTTTATAAACCTGAATCTTCCTGTCATTTAAGAGGCAAAAGCATGTCATTGCTTCACACGTGTTCCATCATAGGAAATGATGAGCGATACGATTGACGTATTGAGAACCAAGGTAGTAGATAACTAGCACATTATGTCATGATTTGGAGTGAGGAAAACAAATATAAGTTGGTAGAGTTTTGAGATCAGCTACGGTAGCGAGGTGGATAAGAGAGATGTGCTAGTGGATGGGCGATCCAATGTTAATGTAAGAAATAATTGACATGCTTCCTTAGAAAAGAAGGACAAAAAAAGCATTGAAGACTTAGGCAGGTAGAGTGGTGTACAACTTGTGGTGCCAGAATTTAATATCAATACTATTTCTATGACATTAAAGGATGTCACAGAAGCCTACAACTGACCGCGTAGAAGATAAGAGCCAATCAGAGAGGTGGTACAATCAATCGAGTCCCTAGAAACAAGTGACACAAGAGTTGCCCAATGAAACTTTTGATAATGGTGGAAATATATTGTCAATATTATGGTAGTAGACGACATAATAGTGTACGCTAGTGAACACCAATCATCCTAATCTTTGGTATGGTATGAGAGATCGACTAGGCAATTTTGTATACCAAGATGGAAAAGGTAACCAATCAAAGTATAGGGAGGTGCGTCATGTCTTGTATTTTCATAACTCACTCAAGAGCAAGAAGAGACTAAAATAGCATGCCATTGTGGCATTTCTATGTGCCCTAAAATTGTCGTGATGGAAAAATATTTGTCCAAAACATTGATACATGATCACTATGAGCTAGCTTTCTTGATAAATAATAATTAGGACCTAGATTTGTTAAAtttcatgaatcatgtttttaccTTTTAATCATTAAGGTGAAACTTCCTACACGAGAGATTTAATTTTATAAGTTGGATACAAGAGGAGGATATGGAGTTGAAATAACTCAATGAAAATACCTTTTCAAGGATTATATGGCACAACTAAACCAATAAATTCAAATCACCGTCAACAGATTGTGTAGATTGTAAGAGGTGGATTCATTAGCTAGATGAGTTTATTATGATTATTAATTGCATGAATCAAGATATTCTACATAATATAAATACTCCACCaaaaagtttgattttaattccAAATAAACAATATGTAGGATTAGTACAAGTTCTTGATATTCAAGCTAGAAAGCCTACtttattttaaaggtattttatATCATACTCATGATTTTCAAAGAAGTTGCATTGTGTAGAAAGATGTTATTCCGTAGAAGATAAAGGGCAATACGGTGCTCTTGTCAATACAGGTCCCAAGAAGGGCCCATTATACGCAGCCTTATCCCGCTTTGTAACTGGCTATTTCCCATATTCGAATTCATGACATCTAGGTCACACAGCAACAACTTTACTATTacgccaagactccccttcatGACTTACTCTATATAgaacattttttattttcattttcttttagtaATCTTTAGCATGATATTTACCATATAGAATCATCTTATCAAGTAAATATTTCACAAATGATTTGTGGGATTGACTCTACTGATCAGATTTGCCACAGAATAGTTCTTCAAGTAATTAAGTCTGGTACCACGCTTGGAATGACCCAATATAATTTGGGTCGAGTTTGCTTTGGGTAAGAATATGAAGCAATCAGATCCATGCACACTCCTAAAGATAACAACCTTAGGGTCATTACTTGATTCTTCAAAATACAACGAAAAGATCCTATTGCCACTGACAGTGGACTGAATATAATTATGCTAATGAAGTAATATGGAAAATTTAACAAGCAAACACAATTGCGCTTGTTACATTTTTTTAAAACCAGGAACAATCTTTACTTATGTACAACAACGTAATTAATataagaagaaataaaaataatggagTTGTACTAGTATATTTGGTCAACCTTTTTCTTCCTAATCACTTCCCGGTTAATTGATTCCCGATGCAGACCAGCAACAACCCTTGGATGAATGAGGTAACGTCGAAGTTAACTGATAAAAAAACTCAGCTCAGTTTAATTATAGaatctaaaaaaaaatgtttaaactgacctgtagaaaaatgttatagaagtccTGATGAACATATGAATTACCACAAGTTATTTCAATATATAAATAACATAACAAACAAGGAATACATGTAACTGCTGATGACAAAGATAATTGGCTTCTTCTAGCATTGTACGAATATGAAACAATTTGATCTCATCCacttttaccaaaagaaacatgTTCGATAAACTAAAATAGCTGACATTAAGAAGTTTAATTGTCttcaataaaataattaattttcttcCAAAATAATTCCTTCCATCCATGAGAGAGACAATGAGTGTGAACACCACTATCCAAAATGGCTACCTTTCAGCAGTAGTTTCCAAAGATAAAGGAACCTGGTTACCATGGAAACCAATAACAAACCAACTTTACTGGCATTACAACAGTTTGCTTCTAATATATCGATAACTAACTACGCAAACAATCATTAAGTTGCTCATGATCACGCATAGAGTTGGAAATTTAGAAGTACTCCAGTTAATTTCAGTCCACAATATGGCTAAGACCTTTACTTGAGCACTTGGCTGCCACCGTTAATATTGGAGATGCATCAATGACCCACCCCACCTAGTATGTCTAAGAAGTTTCAGAACTTGGATGATATGAAAAAACTAAAAAACAGTGACCTCATCTGTCATAGCATGAGTAAGTGATAGTCAATGGAAAAGAAATACCAAGAATTCAGCTGTCAATAGAAGCACCCCCATTACaatatagagaaaaaaaaaatgatactgTAACACCATTGAAACCAACTCAAGGATTCAGTAACTGAATTCAAgttaacaaaacttcaaagacCACCAAGTGCATTTCAAGTGCATCAATCATTGTTAAACGAACTGTTACCTCTTTCTCCTTTCCCGCAACCAAAAATGCTTCAGCCCAGAGAAATAAAGAAACTTCCCCAATatttccctcctcctcctcctcctcaaacTGAAATAAGTGACTTACACCTGAACCAAACGAAAAGCAGGAAAGCGTAAGTCTCGGACTTCACACAGCAATGCCGGCGAGCAAGGGCATTCGAAATAGTTTCTGAGCGGTGGTTCCTGGAAATCCGAAAGATCAATCGACCATTGAAAAACAAAAGCAGAGGAAGTCGAATCGCCGAAGAAAGAGAAATAGAGGGAGGGAGGGAACGAAGAGAAACCTAGGGTTGATGGTAGCCGACCGTTCTTCTTCCGAGCAAGAGCAAGAACAAGAGggcgagaagagaaagagaaaaagagTTGTAACGCTCGCCGCTCGTTTGGGGTTCTGGCATTGCGCCTCCAGTTTTTTCTGCTTCCACCCAGAAAAGCGTGTACACTTGCTGCTTGGCCGTTACCAATGCCATGGCCGTTACCCGTCTCACGTGTTGCTGCCCCCGTCAGATTGTCGTGCCGTACCCCCGCCGGGACCGGACCCGGTCGAGCCGTGCCCACGGTCGTGCCCAGGCCGGGTACAGCACTGGTTCGTTCTTCGTACCATCTCTCAGTCTCGCCTCACCTTCAGCTAACTCAGAGCCCGTGactgaattaaattatttttaatttaaattattgtgTTTGGCCCTTTTGAGGAAGCATGGAATCTAAGTTAGTTACATAGCAGTATTTGATTGTTGACAAAACAAAGGGCGTGATCCAGTTACACTACACATCGCCTATAAGGTTTTATCATAGCCACATGCCTTGGCAACACACTACGAGCACTTGGACCTCTAGCTAGTTTACTTGATTAGAATGCATCGGATAGGTGATCCCTCGGCGCCTCGGAGACGAAGAGGTAAGCAATGCAAATTGTATATGCCGGC from Zingiber officinale cultivar Zhangliang chromosome 4A, Zo_v1.1, whole genome shotgun sequence includes the following:
- the LOC121971128 gene encoding uncharacterized protein LOC121971128 isoform X2 encodes the protein METMGVFGLTLQQVKSHLQKYRNQSKYEKREQHKHGSESDETLSTFLVPSPDIREHEVHACKTSLTEVGRQILEEIEVEDFMLQLNGTPQDTYMESLVEDPYDKAIREFLNA
- the LOC121971128 gene encoding protein PHOSPHATE STARVATION RESPONSE 1-like isoform X1; translation: MSYNQFQNNGFMMPSRENLCPVAATHPLGTSKQNPNFRIKWTPSLHWIFVVAVERLGGATEAKPTAIVQAMETMGVFGLTLQQVKSHLQKYRNQSKYEKREQHKHGSESDETLSTFLVPSPDIREHEVHACKTSLTEVGRQILEEIEVEDFMLQLNGTPQDTYMESLVEDPYDKAIREFLNA